The Hujiaoplasma nucleasis DNA window TGTAAGAACAATTCGTTCTCATACAAAAAAACCTATTTATATGAAAATAAGTCCTCATATACCGAACCCAGAAGCCTTTGCTAAAGCAATCAAAGAAGCTGGTGCTAATGGCGTTGTGGCTATAAATTCTTTAGGTCCTACCATGAAAATTGATATTTCAAAAAGAGCTATTATTTATGGTAATGAAAAGGGATTTGTATGGACCAGTGGACCTGCTATAAAACCAATTGCTTTAGCAACAGTTTATAAGATAAAACAAGCAGAACCTTCTTTAACTGTGATTGGTGTCGGAGGCATAAAGAACGCTGATGATGTCATTGAGTTTTTACTTGCTGGAGCTTCGGCTGTGCAAATGTTATCTTCAGCCCTATTGTATGGTAAAACTTTATTTTCAAAAATCATTAATGATTTACCAAAAGCATTAGAAAAATACGGCTTCTCTTCTATTGAAGAAGTGATTGAGACTTCATTAAGCAAACATGTTGTTTATAAGCAATCACTACCTGTCCTTAATAAAGAAAAGTGTATTGATTGCATGTTGTGTCAAAAAATATGTCCATATTTCGCTATTGATTATCCAGGTGTGATTACTTTTAATCCAGAAAAATGTTTTGAGTGTGGTTTATGTATAGCTAAATGTCCAACAGGAGCTATAAGTTATGGTAAAGCAGGTGAGTAAATGAAAGATATTTCTATATCCATCAATAAAGTAGATAATGATGAAAAGATATCTGGTAAAGCTAAGTATGTCGCAGATATAAAAATGGATGGGACCTTATACGCTATGACCTTTAGAAGTCAGATTTGTAAAGGTTATATCAAGTCCATAGAATATCCTCGTTTACCTGATGGTTACTATATTATTGATCATAAAGATGTACCAGGTAAGAATATAGTCAAAGTGATTTTTGAAGACTGGCCAGTTTTTACTGACAAAAAAATTTCATACTTATATGAGCCTATAATGTTGGTTATAGGGCCGGATAAAAATGTAATTATTGATATTATTAATCACATTAAGATTGATTATGTTGAAGAAGAAGCCTTGTTTGATTGGACTGATTCAGTGATTCATTATCATTTTGACAAGGGCTTAGGTCAAAGTGTTTTTGAAGATGCTGATCAAGTTATTGAATATGATTATGAAACAGGCTACCAAGAACAAGCTTATATTGAACCTCAAGGATTTATCGGATACACAGAGGATGAAAAAGTAACATTAATTGGTTCTATTCAATGTCCTTATTATGTAAAAAACGCTGTGAAGCAAGCTTTAAATCTGGAAGATCATCTAGTGAGAGTCATTCAAGCCAATGTTGGTGGGGCTTTTGGAGGTAAGGAAGAATATCCTTCTTTAATTGCTTGTCAATTGGCTGTAGCTGTTCAAAAGATAAAGAAACCTATCAAACTTATCTTTGAAAGAGAAGAAGATATGTCTGTCACTACAAAGAGACATCCTTCTAAAACTCATTTTCAAGCAGCTGTTAAAAATAATGAACTTATCGGCTTAAAAGCTCATGTATCCATTGATGCTGGAGCGACTATAGGCTTAAGTGGTGTTGTTTTATCTAGGGCACTTCTTGCAGTATCAGGAGCTTATACTATTGATCACTTGGATGTTAGTGGTGATGTCTATCGGACTAATACTGTTCCTAATGGTGCTTTTAGAGGGTTTGGAGCCCCACAGATGTTTTTCGCTATCGATATGTTTATGGAACATATCGCCAAAAAACTTAAATTAGATACGCTAATTTTTAGAAAAAAATACTTAGCAAGACAAAATGATAGAACGTCAACCAATGGCATATTCAGAGACCCTATTTTAATGCCCGAAATGATTGAAAAAGTAATGAGTGTTTCGAATTTTCAAGAAAAATATGAAGAATATAGTAAAGAAAACTCATATAAAGGTATAGGTATGAGTATGTTTTTCCATGGATGTGGATTTACTGGGTCAGGTGAAAAGAATATTATTAAGGCCAAGGTTAGATTAAGAAAGGATCAAGATGCTAATGTTCATATATTAGTAGCTGCTGTTGATATGGGTCAAGGAGTTAAAACCACATTTAGAAAACTGATTGCTCATATTTTAGAGATTGATATTGATAAAGTAATTTTTAATAATCCTGATACTGATTTTGTCCCTGATTCCGGACCTACAGTTGCTTCTAGAACCATGATGATTGTTGGTGGACTTCTTGGGAGAGCTGCTAAAGAAATGAAAAGTCGATGGGAAGAAAAATCTTTTATTGTAGAAAAACAATATGAACAACCAGATTACATTGAATATGATGAAGAAAAATTTATAGGAGATGCTTATCCAGCTTATTCATGGGGTGTCAATGTGGTTGAAGTAGAAGTAGATCCATTGACTTATCAAGTGAATGTAAAAAAATCTTGGTCTGTATATGATATTGGAAAAGCGATTGATCAAAGAATTGTATTGGGTCAAGCAGATGGGGGGTTAGCTCAAGGGTTGGCTTATGGATATCTTGAAGTAATGAACCATAAAAATGGAAAAATCATGCAAAAAAATATGACAGACTATATTATCCCTACAGCCATGGATATGTGTGAAATGGAAACTTATTTATTTGAAAATCCTTATGCGTTTGGTCCTTATGGAGCTAAAGGTGTTGGAGAATTAACGCTTATCGGCGGAGCAGCGGCTGTTGCAAAAGCTATTGAGGTCGCCATCAAGAAGAATATTTATAAAATTCCTGTAACACCTGAATATATTATGGAGTTGATGAATGAACATGAAGATTAATTTTAATTTAAACGGTAAAAATATAACACTTGATACAAACCCTAATAGACGTCTATTAGATGTTTTAAGAGAGGATTTTGACTTAACTGGTCCTAAAGAAGGCTGTGGAGAAGGCGAATGTGGAGCTTGCGCAGTTTTATTAAATGGTCAAATAGTCAATTCATGTTCAGTCCCTTTAGCAAATGTAGATGGCCAAGATATCATGACTATTGAAGCTTTTTCTCTAAGTAAGCAATATCAAATCATCAAAGATGCTTTTGCTGAAATGGGTGGAGTTCAATGTGGGTTTTGTACACCTGGAATGATTATTGCTACCCAAAGTTTATTAAGTGAAAATCCTCATCCTAGTGATTATGAAATTAAGATTGGTTTGTCAGGGAATTTGTGTCGATGCACTGGATATAATTTAATCATTAAGGCTGTAAAAAAGGCTGCAGAAGATGGTGATGGTTTATGGTAAATACTGTCATTGCTAAAACTTTAGTTCAAGCCCTAGATACATTAAAGCAAGGAGACTATAAAATTGTTGCTGGTGGTACAGATATGTTGATTCAAAATAGATCACATACTGGCATGCCTATAGCCTATAAGTCAAATATTCTATATGTTAACTTAGTAAAAGAATTAGACTTTATTAGTGATGATGAAAACAATGTTTACATTGGTGCTACTTGTCGTTTAGAAAGTATCTTAAAAGACCAAAGGATCCCTCAAATATTAAGAGATGTTATCCATGAAATGGCTTCTCCTGCCATAAGACATACTGGGACATTGGCCGGTAATATAGCAAATGCATCTCCAGCAGGGGATTCATTAGTTGCTTTATATGCTTTAGATGCACAAGTTAGAATACAATCTGCTATGCACGAAAGAATAGTTAAAGTATCTGATTTTATTAAAGGTGTTAGAAAAATTGATTTATCACCTATTGAAATGATTACTGAAATTATCATTCCAAAACTAGATTTTGATAATATTTATTTTAAAAAAGTTGCGCCTAGACTAAGTGATGCTATTTCAAAGTTGTCATTTGTTGGAGCTTACTCCTTTAGAAACAATACTTTAATAGATATGAGAATATCTCTTGGCGCTGTTTATATGACTGTAGTTAGAAATAGAAGCATCGAAAAAAAATATATTGGTATGAGCAAGGAAGAATTCAAGAATCATATAAAAGAAATTTTAATAGACTACAGCCACATAATCAAACCTATTGATGATCAAAGGTCAAACAAAGAGTATCGAAAACAAGTAGCGTTAAACTTAATTAAAGCATTTGTTTTAAATTGTTAGGAGGCTCGTTTTGAATAAGAAAAAACTCATTCAAATATCAAGAGGTTTAGTACTTGCTGAACTTGTATTGAAAAACGCCAAAATTGTCAATGTGTTTACAAAATCAATCGAAGCCAACGATATTGCTATCTCTGATGGTATTATCGTTGGGATTGGATCATATGAAGGAGAAAATGAAATTGATTTAAAGGGGCAATATGTTGCACCTGGTTTTATTGATGGTCATGTCCATATTGAATCTAGTATGCTTACACCAAATAATTATGCTTTAGCAACCATTCCTCGTGGTACCACATCAATCATTGCTGATTGTCATGAAATAGCGAATGTGGCGGGTAAAGAGGGAATTGATTTTATGATTGAATCTGCTAAATCAACTGTTCAAGATGTTTTTATGATGATTCCTTCGTGTGTGCCATCAACTTCATTTGAAACAAGTGGAGCAATCTTAAAAGCAAGGGATATAAAAAAATACACTGAAAATCCTTCTGTCTATGGCCTAGGTGAAATGATGGATTATCAAGGGGTACTTGAAGGGGATAAAGATGTGCTTAATAAATTGGAGGATTATTCTCAATTAACTATTGATGGTCATGCTCCGGGTTTAAGTGGTAAAGATTTAAATGCTTATATCTTATCAGGTGTAGAAACAGATCATGAATGTGTTGAAGCGAGCGAACTTATTGAAAAGGTTCAAAGGGGTATGTATGTTCATCTAAGGGAAGGTTCACAGACAAAGAATTTAGTTGACTTATTATCAGGTGTATCTAGTGCATATTATGATCGAATATTATTATGTTCAGACGATTTACACCCAAGTGATATATTAAATGTTGGTCATATTGATCAAAATGTACGATTGGCAATAAAACATGGATTAGATCCTATCGTTGCTATATCAATGGCGAGTATAAATATAGCTAGATGTTATCATTTAAATCATTATGGAGCCATAGCACCAGGATATTACGCAGATTTAGTTGTTTTTAAAAACATTAAGAAAATTGATATTAATATGGTCTATAAAAAGGGAAAACTAGTCGCTAAAGATAAGCAAGCACTATTTGAAAGCAGAAAAATTGATCCATCTAAACTTCTAGAATCAGTCAATATAAATTTAAATAAAATCAATTTAGATTTAACTTTAAAAAACCAATTAGTTTATATTATAGGACTCGTAAAAAATAATATTACAACAAAGAAAATAAAAGCTAGTATTATCTTAGAAAAAGGTTTGTTTCTTTCAAAAAATAATCCAGGTTTATTAAAATTAGCAGTCATAGAAAGACATCATTCAAGTAACAATATTGGCTTTGGAATAGTCAAGGATTATGGGTTAAGTAATGGTGCATTAGCATTAACGATTGCTCATGATTCACATAACTTAATTTGTATTGGAGATAATGATATAGATATGTATAAAGCCATTGAAAAAATTAAAAGTATTGGTGGCGGAATTGTATTGGCATCTGAAGGACATATTATTGATTTTCTGCCTTTAGAAGTTGGTGGTTTAATGTCATTGAATGATGGGCAATATGTCCAAAAGAAGTTATTGAATTTAGAAAATGAGATTAGAAAATTAGGGGTAACTAATGATATTGAAGATCCTTTCTTACAATTAGCTTTTCTATCTTTAGCTGTTGTCCCTGAAATTAAAGTAACAGACAAAGGTTTGTTTGATGTCGAAAAGTTTCAATTAATTAAATTAGAAGTTGGTGAAGATTCATGACGTATGTTAAAGGCTTGAGGTGTACCCATTGTAATCATTTTTATCCTTTTGAAAAGGATTTAATGATATGCCCAAATTGTCAAGAAAAAGGAATACTTGACATTGAGTATAAGTATAAGGAAATTAAGGAAGTCATGAATAGAGATTATTTTAAGAATAACTTAGATTTGTCTATTTGGCGGTATTTACCTTTGTTGCCTGTTGAAGAAAAATATACGAAGAATTCCTTAAGAGTTGGCTGGACACCATTATATAAGAGTTTTAATTTACAAACAATGATTGATATTAAATCATTATATATTAAAGATGAGGGTTTAAATCCAACACAGTCTTTAAAAGATAGGGCTTCAGTCATTGCCTGTGTGAAGGCCTTGGAAAATAATTATGAAATTATATCTTGCTCATCAACTGGAAACGCTGCTTCATCATTGGCTGGCAACGCTGCAAAACTAGGACTCAAAACAGTTATTTTTGTTCCAAAAAGAGCACCCGTTGGAAAATTAACTCAACTATTAGTCTTTGGAGCCGATTTAATTAAAGTTAACGGTGATTATAAGTCTACTTATCAATTATCAAAAGCGGCCATAAGTCATTATGGTTGGTACAATAGAAATGCTGCAGTCAATCCATATCTGGTTGAAGGTAAAAAAACAGTGGCTTTGGAAATAGCTGAGCAACTTGAATTTAATTTAACAGATTGGGTTATAGTTTCTGTGGGAGACGGATGTACGATTGGTGGAGTTTATAAAGGTTTTTATGATCTTATTGAACTAGGTTTAATTGATCGTATGCCTAAGTTATTAGGCGTTCAAAGTGAAGGCTGTTCACCATTCTATAAAGCTTTTCATGAAGAAAAGGAGATGGAAGAAAGTGAAGAAAATACACTTGCAGATAGTATAGCAGTAGGCATACCTAGAAATCCTATCAAGGGATTAAAGGCTGTAAAAAATAGTCATGGTAGTTTTGAGATTGTATCTGATGACGAAATCATGGATGCTATGCTTTTACTGGCAAAGTATGAAGGCGTATTTGCTGAACCTGCAGCCGCAGCCGGTTTAGCAGGATTAATGAAGTCTAGAAAGAAAAATTTAATTAAACCATCTGATACAGCCACCGTAATTATCACTGGCAATGGATTAAAAGATACAAAAAATGCATTAAATGTAATTAATGAACCAGTTCTTTTAAATAATGATTTAAAAGATTTAATAGACTACATAGAAAGAGGCGAAAGTAATGAGTAAAATTCCATTTGGACCAACTTATGATGAAATGTGCAACCCATCTCATATTGATCCGAACATAAGAAAAAAAGCGTTAGAAAGTAAAGAAAATGAACTAAATCCAATAAACTTATTTAACATTAATTGGAAAGATGATAACAATCAAGTTCATAAAATTGTTTTACCTAAAGAAATGACAGGTGTCGAAGCCAATATAGTCGTTCTATTAGGAAAGTATTTCCCTTCAGGGTCTCATAAAGTTGGACCTGCTTATTCTACACTCATTGAAGGATGTGTTGATGAGAATATTATTCCTGGCAAGCACACAATATTAGGACCTTCAACAGGTAATTTTGGTATCGGAGTATCTTATATCTGTAACTTAATGAAATATGATTCTATTGTCATCATGCCAGATAATATGAGTAAAGAACGTTATGAACGCATTCAAAAATATGGGGCAAAATTAGATTTGACGCCTGGGACTGAATCAGATGTTATTTTAACATTAGAGAAAACCTACGAATTGGCTAAAAATACTAAGAATAGATCTTTAGCTCAATTTGAATTATTGCCTAATTATCGTTTTCATCGTCATGTGACGGGAAATGCTTGTATTGAAGCTGTAAAAAATGTTGGAAATGGAAGGATAGCTTGTTTTACTTCAGCGCCTGGTTCGGCTGGGACTTTAGGTGCGGGCGACCAAATTAAAAAAGAGTTTCCTGAGGCTAAAGTGGCTGCTTTAGAACCTTATGAATGTTCAACATTGATGAATGGTGGACGTGGACAACACCGTATTGAGGGTATTGGCGATAAGATGTGTACACTCATTCATAATGTATTAACCACAGATTTTGTTGTGATGATAAAAGATGAAGAAACGGTTCAAGGTTTAAAAGTGATTCATAACGGAATTAGTGTATTGGAATCTTTTGGTATTGATAAAAAAATCGCTGAATCAATGACTGATTTATTTGGCCCTTCAGGTATATGTAATATTATTGGCGCAATTAAAATGGCTAAATATTTACATTTGGGACCTGGAGAAAATGTAGTAACCATTGCGACTGATGGTTATGACAGATATGATACCGTAATTCAAAATCTTGAACAAAGATATTTAGAGACAGAAGATTTCGTACTAAAAAGATGGTTTAAAGATGTGTTCTTAAATGCGGATACTAATTATATTGCAGATTATAGACCTATAAGCCAAAAAGAAAAGTTGTTCATACAAAAAGAAAAAGATTGGTTAAAATTTGGATATACAAAAGCTTATTTAGATTCTATGAAAGATATGTCTTTTTGGGATAATGAATACAACAAGGTTTTTGAATATGACAAACTAATCAAGGAAAAGAGGTAAGATGTATGGATTTTAAAAAAGTATTAGAATTATCTAAATCATATGAAAAAGATATGACAAGATTTTTAAGAGACATGATCGCTATCCCAAGTGAAAGTTGTCATGAAGAAAAAGTCATTCAAAGAATTAAAAGAGAAATGGAAAAAGTTTCTTTTGATGAAGTGAAAATTGATCCAATGGGTAACATTATTGGACGTATTGGCCATGGACCTATTGTTATTGCTATGGATGCCCATATAGATACAGTAGGTGTTGGTGAAATAAAGAATTGGAAATTTGATCCATATAATGGCTTTGAAGATGAAACTAGTATTGGTGGACGCGGAGCATCAGATCAAGAAGGTGGGATGGCGTCTATGATATATGCTGGGAAAATCATCAAAGAGTTAGGTTTAGAAAAAGATTATACCTTATATATTACTGGTACTGTTCAAGAGGAAGATTGTGATGGGCTATGTTGGCAATACATTATTGAACAAGACAAATTAAAACCAGAGTTTGTAGTCATTACAGAGCCTACTAATTTAAACATTTATAGGGGTCATCGTGGTCGCATGGAAATTAAAGTTTCAACAAGTGGCGTATCTTGTCATGGTAGCGCTCCAGAAAGAGGAGACAATGCTATTTATAAAATGGGACCGATCTTAAAAGACCTAGAAGAGTTAAACCATCATTTATTAGACAATGATTTC harbors:
- the ade gene encoding adenine deaminase; translation: MNKKKLIQISRGLVLAELVLKNAKIVNVFTKSIEANDIAISDGIIVGIGSYEGENEIDLKGQYVAPGFIDGHVHIESSMLTPNNYALATIPRGTTSIIADCHEIANVAGKEGIDFMIESAKSTVQDVFMMIPSCVPSTSFETSGAILKARDIKKYTENPSVYGLGEMMDYQGVLEGDKDVLNKLEDYSQLTIDGHAPGLSGKDLNAYILSGVETDHECVEASELIEKVQRGMYVHLREGSQTKNLVDLLSGVSSAYYDRILLCSDDLHPSDILNVGHIDQNVRLAIKHGLDPIVAISMASINIARCYHLNHYGAIAPGYYADLVVFKNIKKIDINMVYKKGKLVAKDKQALFESRKIDPSKLLESVNINLNKINLDLTLKNQLVYIIGLVKNNITTKKIKASIILEKGLFLSKNNPGLLKLAVIERHHSSNNIGFGIVKDYGLSNGALALTIAHDSHNLICIGDNDIDMYKAIEKIKSIGGGIVLASEGHIIDFLPLEVGGLMSLNDGQYVQKKLLNLENEIRKLGVTNDIEDPFLQLAFLSLAVVPEIKVTDKGLFDVEKFQLIKLEVGEDS
- the thrC gene encoding threonine synthase, whose product is MTYVKGLRCTHCNHFYPFEKDLMICPNCQEKGILDIEYKYKEIKEVMNRDYFKNNLDLSIWRYLPLLPVEEKYTKNSLRVGWTPLYKSFNLQTMIDIKSLYIKDEGLNPTQSLKDRASVIACVKALENNYEIISCSSTGNAASSLAGNAAKLGLKTVIFVPKRAPVGKLTQLLVFGADLIKVNGDYKSTYQLSKAAISHYGWYNRNAAVNPYLVEGKKTVALEIAEQLEFNLTDWVIVSVGDGCTIGGVYKGFYDLIELGLIDRMPKLLGVQSEGCSPFYKAFHEEKEMEESEENTLADSIAVGIPRNPIKGLKAVKNSHGSFEIVSDDEIMDAMLLLAKYEGVFAEPAAAAGLAGLMKSRKKNLIKPSDTATVIITGNGLKDTKNALNVINEPVLLNNDLKDLIDYIERGESNE
- a CDS encoding YgeY family selenium metabolism-linked hydrolase — encoded protein: MDFKKVLELSKSYEKDMTRFLRDMIAIPSESCHEEKVIQRIKREMEKVSFDEVKIDPMGNIIGRIGHGPIVIAMDAHIDTVGVGEIKNWKFDPYNGFEDETSIGGRGASDQEGGMASMIYAGKIIKELGLEKDYTLYITGTVQEEDCDGLCWQYIIEQDKLKPEFVVITEPTNLNIYRGHRGRMEIKVSTSGVSCHGSAPERGDNAIYKMGPILKDLEELNHHLLDNDFLGKGTLTVSEIGHSSPSRCAVADGCWISIDRRLTDGETFESALKEIEDLDSVKKANAVVEMYDYSRPSYTGLVYPTKSYFPTWVLPEDHIVCQSTVQAYESLFNQKPLVDKWTFSTNAVSIMGRHQIPCIGFGPGKEEQAHAPNEITYKEHLIKACAMYAVIPTMYVKHKKEGK
- a CDS encoding xanthine dehydrogenase family protein molybdopterin-binding subunit gives rise to the protein MKDISISINKVDNDEKISGKAKYVADIKMDGTLYAMTFRSQICKGYIKSIEYPRLPDGYYIIDHKDVPGKNIVKVIFEDWPVFTDKKISYLYEPIMLVIGPDKNVIIDIINHIKIDYVEEEALFDWTDSVIHYHFDKGLGQSVFEDADQVIEYDYETGYQEQAYIEPQGFIGYTEDEKVTLIGSIQCPYYVKNAVKQALNLEDHLVRVIQANVGGAFGGKEEYPSLIACQLAVAVQKIKKPIKLIFEREEDMSVTTKRHPSKTHFQAAVKNNELIGLKAHVSIDAGATIGLSGVVLSRALLAVSGAYTIDHLDVSGDVYRTNTVPNGAFRGFGAPQMFFAIDMFMEHIAKKLKLDTLIFRKKYLARQNDRTSTNGIFRDPILMPEMIEKVMSVSNFQEKYEEYSKENSYKGIGMSMFFHGCGFTGSGEKNIIKAKVRLRKDQDANVHILVAAVDMGQGVKTTFRKLIAHILEIDIDKVIFNNPDTDFVPDSGPTVASRTMMIVGGLLGRAAKEMKSRWEEKSFIVEKQYEQPDYIEYDEEKFIGDAYPAYSWGVNVVEVEVDPLTYQVNVKKSWSVYDIGKAIDQRIVLGQADGGLAQGLAYGYLEVMNHKNGKIMQKNMTDYIIPTAMDMCEMETYLFENPYAFGPYGAKGVGELTLIGGAAAVAKAIEVAIKKNIYKIPVTPEYIMELMNEHED
- a CDS encoding (2Fe-2S)-binding protein — translated: MNMKINFNLNGKNITLDTNPNRRLLDVLREDFDLTGPKEGCGEGECGACAVLLNGQIVNSCSVPLANVDGQDIMTIEAFSLSKQYQIIKDAFAEMGGVQCGFCTPGMIIATQSLLSENPHPSDYEIKIGLSGNLCRCTGYNLIIKAVKKAAEDGDGLW
- a CDS encoding 4Fe-4S binding protein codes for the protein MNLKTSFDGMSFNNPLMPAAGPLNGDLEKLNFLLEQNCGGIVTKTISKELPHIPKPCIYGDKQFIMNSELWSEHHYETWMNEFLPTFMKNKDRPLIVSLGYSKEDMAFLVPKFDEFADAFEISTHYVGTDLSVIQETVRTIRSHTKKPIYMKISPHIPNPEAFAKAIKEAGANGVVAINSLGPTMKIDISKRAIIYGNEKGFVWTSGPAIKPIALATVYKIKQAEPSLTVIGVGGIKNADDVIEFLLAGASAVQMLSSALLYGKTLFSKIINDLPKALEKYGFSSIEEVIETSLSKHVVYKQSLPVLNKEKCIDCMLCQKICPYFAIDYPGVITFNPEKCFECGLCIAKCPTGAISYGKAGE
- a CDS encoding PLP-dependent cysteine synthase family protein, producing the protein MSKIPFGPTYDEMCNPSHIDPNIRKKALESKENELNPINLFNINWKDDNNQVHKIVLPKEMTGVEANIVVLLGKYFPSGSHKVGPAYSTLIEGCVDENIIPGKHTILGPSTGNFGIGVSYICNLMKYDSIVIMPDNMSKERYERIQKYGAKLDLTPGTESDVILTLEKTYELAKNTKNRSLAQFELLPNYRFHRHVTGNACIEAVKNVGNGRIACFTSAPGSAGTLGAGDQIKKEFPEAKVAALEPYECSTLMNGGRGQHRIEGIGDKMCTLIHNVLTTDFVVMIKDEETVQGLKVIHNGISVLESFGIDKKIAESMTDLFGPSGICNIIGAIKMAKYLHLGPGENVVTIATDGYDRYDTVIQNLEQRYLETEDFVLKRWFKDVFLNADTNYIADYRPISQKEKLFIQKEKDWLKFGYTKAYLDSMKDMSFWDNEYNKVFEYDKLIKEKR
- a CDS encoding FAD binding domain-containing protein translates to MVNTVIAKTLVQALDTLKQGDYKIVAGGTDMLIQNRSHTGMPIAYKSNILYVNLVKELDFISDDENNVYIGATCRLESILKDQRIPQILRDVIHEMASPAIRHTGTLAGNIANASPAGDSLVALYALDAQVRIQSAMHERIVKVSDFIKGVRKIDLSPIEMITEIIIPKLDFDNIYFKKVAPRLSDAISKLSFVGAYSFRNNTLIDMRISLGAVYMTVVRNRSIEKKYIGMSKEEFKNHIKEILIDYSHIIKPIDDQRSNKEYRKQVALNLIKAFVLNC